CGCGATCGGCCGGCCGGTCGGCTCCGACCCGGAGAGACGCCGCGAGCTGGAGCAGGCGATCACCCGCATGCGTGCGCTCTGGGCCGGCGATCCGCCCGGCTATCTGCGCCCGAAGCCGCCCCCGCCGATCGTGGTCGGCGGCTTCGGACCCCGCATGGCCGAGCTGGCCGGCCGCCTGGGCGACGGCTTCAACGCGCCCGCGGGCCACCCGCACCTGCCCGAGCTGGTCGACACGGCGCGCCGCGCGCACGCCCGCTCCGGCCGCTCGACACCGTTCTCTGTCACCGCATTCGGCGGCTATCCGGGCACCGAGGCCGGACGCAAGCGCCTGGCCGGGCTGGGCGCGGAGCGGCTGATCCTCTTGCTCCAGCCGCCCTACGCGCTGAGCCCGCGATGACTCGGGCGCTCGCTGCCGTGCTCGTCTGCGGGGGGCGCTTCCACGACTTCGACTACGCGCGCCTCGAGCTCTTGAAGCACCTGGGCGCCGACGCGCGCGTGCGCACGCGCGTCGAGTCCGACTGGAGCCGCGCCGACGCGTGGTCGGGCGCCGACTTCCTGCTCACGTACACCTGTGACTTGCGCCCGACGACCGCGCAGGCCGACGAGCTGGCGCGCTTCGTCGAGCGCGGGGGCCGCTGGTTCGCGCTCCACGGCACCAACTCGATCCTCGAGATCGAAGGCCGCAAGGTCGCCTGCCCGCGCCTGGCGCCGCGCTTCATGCAGGTGCTCGGCTCGCAGTTTCTCGCGCATCCCCCGATCGCGCCGTACCAGGTCAGCATCACCGACCCGACGCACCCGCTGGTGAAGGGCATCGCGCCGTTCGAGACGTCGGACGAGCTCTACGTCTCCGAGCTCCACAGCCCCGTGCAGACCCTGCTCGAGACGCGCTTCGGCGGAAGGACCCCCGGCTTCGAGCCCTGCGAGTGGCCGGAGGAGTCACGGCCGGTGCTCTACCTGCACGAGGTCGGC
Above is a window of Myxococcota bacterium DNA encoding:
- a CDS encoding LLM class flavin-dependent oxidoreductase; amino-acid sequence: MKTDVLLIPFGATWGQVRDGARRAEDAGYDGVWLWDHLRGGGDAGPEPVPECWTALSALAEVTSQVMLGPLVLNVANRHAGVLANMAATLQEVSRGRLLLGLGAGGSRATPYADEQSAIGRPVGSDPERRRELEQAITRMRALWAGDPPGYLRPKPPPPIVVGGFGPRMAELAGRLGDGFNAPAGHPHLPELVDTARRAHARSGRSTPFSVTAFGGYPGTEAGRKRLAGLGAERLILLLQPPYALSPR
- a CDS encoding ThuA domain-containing protein, with product MTRALAAVLVCGGRFHDFDYARLELLKHLGADARVRTRVESDWSRADAWSGADFLLTYTCDLRPTTAQADELARFVERGGRWFALHGTNSILEIEGRKVACPRLAPRFMQVLGSQFLAHPPIAPYQVSITDPTHPLVKGIAPFETSDELYVSELHSPVQTLLETRFGGRTPGFEPCEWPEESRPVLYLHEVGAGAVLYLTLGHCRGHYDMRPMVDYYPVVERGSWELPVFHELLRRGLAWAKREAL